The following is a genomic window from Acidobacteriota bacterium.
TCTGGGCCCTGCTCTTCAGCGGCACCTACGCGATGTTCGCGGGACCGTTCCTCGCCCAGCACATCGTCGCCCCGGGCTTCAGCCGCCTGCACCTCGGCTCGGGCTTTCTGACGAAGGTGCAGTCACTGATGCAGCAGCAGTTCAGGGACACGTATCCCGGACTCGCTGAGCAGTTCGAGCATCTGGACGCGCAACTGCCCGCCAGGCACTGACGCCCGTCACTCTTGTGCGAGGGTCGGATCGAAGCAGCGGCGGCAGCGGGCTTCGTAGGAATCGGTGGCGCCGACGAGCACGAGGGCCTCGCTCTTCACGAGGCGCTGGGTGTGGTTGGCGGGTTCGCCGCACACCATGCAGATCGCCAGAGTCTTGGTGATGTACTCGGCGATCGCCAGCAGCTGCGGCATCGGCTCGAACGGGCGGCCCAGGTAGTCCTGATCCAGGCCCGCGACGATGACGCGCTTGCCTTGATCGGCGAGCGTCGTACACACGGCCGGCAGGTCGACGTCGAAGAACTGCCCCTCGTCGATACCCACGACTTCGGTGTCGTCGGCCACGCTCGCAAGGATCTCCGCCGACGAGCGCAGCGCCATCGACGGCAGGCGCATCTCGCTGTGCGACGTGATGTGCGTCTCGGAGTAGCGGACGTCGATCGCCGGCTTGAACACCTGCACGCGGCGCTTCGCGATCTGCGCGCGGCGCAGCCGGCGGATGAGCTCCTCGCTCTTGCCGCTGAACATGCTGCCGACGATGACCTCGATCCACCCGGACGACGGGGTGGGACGCTGAGAAGACTGATCCATCTACACCCTGGAGAGGTACTCCCCTGTCTCGGTGCTGACGCGCACGACGGTGCCCACGTCCACGAACGCCGGTACGGTCACCACGTATCCGGTCTCGAGCGTCGCGGGCTTGGTCTGCGCGTTGGCGGTGGCGCCCTTGATGCCGGGTACCGTGTCGGTGACCTTCAGATCGACGGTCACCGGCAGTTCGATGCCCACCGGGTTGCCCTCGTAGAACTCGACGCTGATGGTCGTCTCGGGCAGGAGGTAGTGCATCGAGTCGCCCAGCGCCTCCTCGGACATCCCGATCTGCTCGTACGACGAGGTGTCCATGAAGTAGAACGTGTCGCCGTCCTTGTACAGGTACTGCATCTCGCGCTCGTCCAGCATGGCGCGCTCGACGATGTCTTCCGAGCGGAACCGGTGCTCGAACATCGTCCCGTCCTTGACCTTGCGCATCTTGGCGCGCACGAAACCACGAAGGTTGCCTGGCGTGACGTGCTGTGTCTCGACGATGCGGCACAACTCGTTGTTGTGCTTGATGAGGTTGCCCTTGCGAAGACGGGTAGCGGCGACGGAACTCATGACACTCCTGGACAGACCGGCACGCGCCCGGTCGAGTACGCAAACCGCAGGATGGTAGCACGCGGCGGTTTGCTACGATGATGCCCATGCGTTGGGAGTCGCTCCGCGAATACCGCAGCCGGGCCGGACAGGCCGATCGTCGAGGCGATTCGGGCTGGACACCTCCTGCTGACGTCAGCGAGACGGACGCGGCCTTCATCGTCGTGGCCGAGTTGCCGGGGGTGCGCCGCGAGGATGTCGAGGTGGCGGCCACGCACGACACGCTCACCATCAAAGGCCGCCGAGCGAGCCCGGGCTGCGAACCGGCGGGGTACGTCCGGCTCGAGCGCGGTCACGGACAGTTCGTGCGGCGATTCACCTTCCACGGCCCGCTGGCCGTCGACGCCGTGCAGGCCGACTTCAAGGATGGGATTCTGACGGTCACGCTGCCGAAGGTGTCCGAATCCGCCGGACGACGGGTCGAGGTCGGCTGATCCATGCGCCGCCTGCTGCTCCCACTCGCGCTCGTGGTGGCCAGTTTCGTCGCCGGCATGGTTGTGACGGGGCGTTTTGGCCCGGCCGGCGAGGCCGACGCCCAGCCCGCACCCGCCGCACCCGCACCGGCCCAGCCCGTCGCGTCGCGCGGCTCGGCATCGAACGGGAGCCTGCCCGAACTGGCCGACGTCGCCGAACGCGTCATCCCGAGCGTCGTCAACGTCTCGGCCGTGGGGTCGCGACAGGTACGGCTGCCGTTCGGCTTCTTCGACGAGCAGCCGATGCAGAGCGCGGGTTCGGGCGTCATCATCAGCAAGAAGGGCGACGTCGGGTACGTGCTCACCAACGCGCACGTGATCGGGGAGGCCACGCAGTTGAGTGTGGTGCTGTGGAACCGGCGGGAGCGACCGGCGGAACTGGTCGGTGTCGATCCGCACGCGGACCTGGCCCTGCTGCGCGTCAAGGAGCCCACGCTCCAGCCCATCACGTGGGGCGATAGCTCCCGCTTACGCGTCGCCGAGTGGGTGATGGCGGTGGGCAACCCGTATCAGCTCGGCGAAACGGTGACGCTCGGGATCGTGTCGGCTCTGGGCCGCACCAACGCGCAGATCTCCGTCGTGGCCGACTACATCCAGACCGACGCCGCCATCAACCCGGGCAATTCGGGTGGCGCGCTGGTCAATCGGCGCGGTGAGTTGATCGGCATCAACACGTGGATTTACAGCGAGAGCGGCGGCTACCAGGGCATCGGCTTCGCGGTGCCGAGCAATCTCGCGCGCGACATCGCGACGCAACTGGAGCAGACAGGCAAGGTGAGCCGCGGCACCATCGCCGGCCTCCTGCGCATCGCGCCGCTCAATCCGGGCCTGGCGCAGGATCTGAACGTCACCTCTCTCGACGGCGTGGTGATCTACCGCATCCGCAACGCGGGCGACGCCTGGGCCGCCGGGCTGCGCGCGGGCGACGTCATCATCGGCTTCAACGGCACGCCGATCACCAACACCGAAGGGTTCGAGCGGTCGATGCTCACCACTCCGGTCGGCTCGGTCGCCACCCTCCGCGTCCGCCGCGCACGCGATGAGTTCGACATCAAGGTCCCGATCACCGAAGCGCCGGCCAGGCCACGATAGGGATCGGGACAAAGAGAAAAGGGTAAGGGGTAACGGACAAGGACAGCGACAAAGGCGGAAGGACCAAAGCAGAAAGGGTAGAGCGCGAAGGCGCAAAGCGGCACTGGCCACGATCACGGTTTTCCGCCGGAACCGCCGCCCTTGTTGCCAGGATCGGGTGTCCGCGTGGCAAACGACAGACGCACGTCGCCGCGTGGCACCGACCGTTGTCTTGGCGGCGGGCGATTGGTGGCTTGTGGAAACATGTCGATCAGCCCGCCGATGTGTTGCTCGCATCGTGTGACGAGCGACACGAACGTCGTGTCCACGGACCACAGTGTCTTCGTGCCGATCTCTCCGGAGAATGATGTCGATGGCGGCGAAGCGGAGTTCGGCCCGGCCGTCAGCGCCGACAAAGAGCACCTCCGCCCGGCGAAACTCGAACAGGATCTTCTCCGGCGAGATGAAGATCGGCGCCAGTACTCGCTGTTCAGGATCCGCGCTCCTCGACTCGGCGGCGGGCTGCAACGGAATCGCCACCCCGGCCGTCTGAGCGTCACGCCCGCGCACGAGTTCGATCCGCAACGCGAAGACCGGCCGGCCCGGGTCACTCCCGACATCGAGGGACGGTCTGGCGAACGAACGCCCGTCACTCATCGTCTCGACGCCGCAGCGCACCTGTGTCCAGAGCGCGTCCCGTCTCTGGCGAAGCGACACGCCTGGCCTGCCGCGGAGCGCGTTGATGACCATCGGATACAACGCGAGCGCTTCGAGTTCCACGTCCACCTCCGGAACCGGCGACCGCCGGATGGAGCCACTTCGTCCTCGCCCATCGCGTGTCAGGCACCTTGATCACCGCGACGCGGTACCACTCCCCTTTCAGGGTCCGGCGTGCCCTCGCGATCCACGCTCCGTCACCGGTATCGGCCGAGCGGCGCCAGAAGACGCACGGAAATGCCATGACGAATCCCGTTCGTCGCAGTTCTCGCTCGATCGCCGCCAATCCCGACTGGCGACCGACATTGACGATGACCAACGTCACCATTGCATGCGGAAGCCGCGGTACGGCGCGTCCTTCGATACGGCCAACCGGACGCGTTTGGCCTGGACGTGGATGCGCTCGAGGACGGTCCGCGACGGACGGCCGCGAATACGGCGTCCGAGCGCTCGATTCATGGCACGCGCGATCCGGACTCTGGCACGCGTGCGCAGGACGCCGTCGGCCTTCATCGTCAGCACGGCGCGACGGCCGAGGAGTGCCAGCACGGCCCGATCGACGAGAGGCGCGCGGAACTCCTCCATCGCGTCGAAGACCAGCCCCGGGAGATCGCGCCGACTCGTATGCAGAAAGCCGATGTAGGGATGCAGTCCCTGCGTCTCGAGGGCCTGCCATGTCCGTCCCGTCAGCGTCCAGTACCCGTAGTTCAGCGCCGCGTTGACCGGGTCGGTCGCGTCCTGCTTGCGACGGCCGGGGAAGCCGTAGGTCGCGGGCACCAGGAGCCGAAAGGCACGCCAGTACGCCAGCGCGGCGCGCGCTTCGATCAGGAGCAGACGCGCACGCACGTCTGGCAGCGGTCGCCCGGCGTACATCTGCAATTCACCCGCCGCCGCGTCGAGTTGCCGTGCCGTTTCGATGAGTTGCCGCCGCAGCGCGTCCGGACGCGACGGGTACTTCGAGTGATACAGCAGCAACGCGCGCTGATTGAGGATCTTCGCGGTGAGCAGCTGAATCGCCAGTGCCGTCCCGCGTGGGCCGACGCGCATGGACACCTGTCTCTCGGCCAGTCCGGGGCGTGTCTCGCACCGGACGGGAACGATGCGCGCGAGCGGCAGTCCGTTGCTCCGGCACACGAGCACGCTGACGCGCCGGCGCGCGAACTCCGCCAACGCGCTCCCTGACAGGCCCACGCCCTCCGCCTCGATCGCCACATGCCGTACGTCGTTGAACGCGCATTCGAACACGGCGGTCTTCTGTCGGCGGACGACGAGCGTGCCGTGGTGCTTCGAGAGATAGGCCCCATGCGTGGGGACATGCAGGGCCTGTCCCGCGAGCAGCGCCGGAAGCTGCGTGGCACTCTGGGCCTGCACGCGTAGTGACTTGGTGCTCGTGCGCGGCGGCTTGGCGCCGACGGGTTCGAGGCGCATGCGCCACGGGTCGACACCCGTGTCGTCTGGCAGCCAGTCGAAGCCCGGGATCGCGGACACGGCCGCAACAGCGTTCGCGTACGGGTCCAGGGCCACCGGAGTCGCAACCGGACGAACCAGGCGTTGGAGGATGACGTCCACGAAGGCGCTGTCGAGCCCCCGCGCCCCCAGTGCGCGCCTGCCGCGCTCGGAGCGCCACTGGTCCAGTTGCGTCAGCTGTCCATCCAGATGCGAGTTCACCCCGAAGTAGTACG
Proteins encoded in this region:
- a CDS encoding thymidine kinase, encoding MDQSSQRPTPSSGWIEVIVGSMFSGKSEELIRRLRRAQIAKRRVQVFKPAIDVRYSETHITSHSEMRLPSMALRSSAEILASVADDTEVVGIDEGQFFDVDLPAVCTTLADQGKRVIVAGLDQDYLGRPFEPMPQLLAIAEYITKTLAICMVCGEPANHTQRLVKSEALVLVGATDSYEARCRRCFDPTLAQE
- the efp gene encoding elongation factor P, encoding MSSVAATRLRKGNLIKHNNELCRIVETQHVTPGNLRGFVRAKMRKVKDGTMFEHRFRSEDIVERAMLDEREMQYLYKDGDTFYFMDTSSYEQIGMSEEALGDSMHYLLPETTISVEFYEGNPVGIELPVTVDLKVTDTVPGIKGATANAQTKPATLETGYVVTVPAFVDVGTVVRVSTETGEYLSRV
- a CDS encoding Hsp20/alpha crystallin family protein encodes the protein MRWESLREYRSRAGQADRRGDSGWTPPADVSETDAAFIVVAELPGVRREDVEVAATHDTLTIKGRRASPGCEPAGYVRLERGHGQFVRRFTFHGPLAVDAVQADFKDGILTVTLPKVSESAGRRVEVG
- a CDS encoding trypsin-like peptidase domain-containing protein: MRRLLLPLALVVASFVAGMVVTGRFGPAGEADAQPAPAAPAPAQPVASRGSASNGSLPELADVAERVIPSVVNVSAVGSRQVRLPFGFFDEQPMQSAGSGVIISKKGDVGYVLTNAHVIGEATQLSVVLWNRRERPAELVGVDPHADLALLRVKEPTLQPITWGDSSRLRVAEWVMAVGNPYQLGETVTLGIVSALGRTNAQISVVADYIQTDAAINPGNSGGALVNRRGELIGINTWIYSESGGYQGIGFAVPSNLARDIATQLEQTGKVSRGTIAGLLRIAPLNPGLAQDLNVTSLDGVVIYRIRNAGDAWAAGLRAGDVIIGFNGTPITNTEGFERSMLTTPVGSVATLRVRRARDEFDIKVPITEAPARPR
- the cas1 gene encoding CRISPR-associated endonuclease Cas1 produces the protein MAVSGRGFCAAVADLARLREAWRRVAAARGSGGVDGVTVDQVDPATVLPQLSGQLLASHYRPSPLRRAAMPKSSGGVRLLGIPTVTDRIVQSAVAALFEERWPAEHHQASFAYRTGSSAKAAATAFEALLTPECWVITADIERFFDAVDHTILLGLLRGLGLERDGLALIESWIRAPILDRTARYQPVRGIPQGGPISPVLANLYLTAFDRALEQRRSRHVRYADDFVIVEASEPAARATLTFVAEWLDRERRLTIKPAKTQYVRLAEGCSFVGFWFTPGARGIPLAKRQEFMSRITSLTDTIASGGDLATLVEEHNELVVGWRAYYFGVNSHLDGQLTQLDQWRSERGRRALGARGLDSAFVDVILQRLVRPVATPVALDPYANAVAAVSAIPGFDWLPDDTGVDPWRMRLEPVGAKPPRTSTKSLRVQAQSATQLPALLAGQALHVPTHGAYLSKHHGTLVVRRQKTAVFECAFNDVRHVAIEAEGVGLSGSALAEFARRRVSVLVCRSNGLPLARIVPVRCETRPGLAERQVSMRVGPRGTALAIQLLTAKILNQRALLLYHSKYPSRPDALRRQLIETARQLDAAAGELQMYAGRPLPDVRARLLLIEARAALAYWRAFRLLVPATYGFPGRRKQDATDPVNAALNYGYWTLTGRTWQALETQGLHPYIGFLHTSRRDLPGLVFDAMEEFRAPLVDRAVLALLGRRAVLTMKADGVLRTRARVRIARAMNRALGRRIRGRPSRTVLERIHVQAKRVRLAVSKDAPYRGFRMQW